Proteins encoded by one window of uncultured Bacteroides sp.:
- a CDS encoding IS982 family transposase, whose product MESKMNFLNQIRKPRLSDIELIAIDLTSEYMGIDSEYQLFRILPDKLSLRIERSVYNRRRRKLFYFKEQLRKRIVFQISSSRDYFIVDSMPLEVCKLSRSRRGGICRETFETSPDKGYCATQRMYYYGYKLHAICTIDGVFSDFDLTKASVHDIHYLEDVKQNHYDCTILGDKGYLSVNYQLDLFEENNIKLEVPMRNNQHGYAKQYIVFRKARKRIETLFSQLCDQFMIRRNYAKSFNGFKTRIHSKIMALTLIQLINKLNNRNINNIKTCIA is encoded by the coding sequence ATAGAGTCTAAAATGAATTTTCTTAATCAGATTCGTAAACCCAGGTTATCAGATATCGAATTGATTGCTATTGATTTAACCTCAGAATATATGGGTATTGACTCTGAATATCAACTATTCAGGATTCTCCCTGATAAATTGAGTTTAAGGATTGAACGAAGCGTTTATAATAGAAGAAGACGTAAATTATTTTATTTCAAAGAACAGTTGCGTAAACGAATAGTTTTTCAGATTAGTTCGAGCAGGGATTATTTCATAGTAGATAGTATGCCTTTAGAAGTTTGTAAATTAAGTCGCAGTAGACGAGGTGGCATTTGTAGGGAAACTTTTGAAACCTCACCTGATAAAGGTTATTGTGCAACACAACGGATGTATTACTATGGTTATAAACTGCATGCAATATGTACTATTGATGGGGTTTTCTCGGATTTCGACTTAACAAAAGCATCCGTACATGATATTCATTATCTCGAAGATGTTAAGCAGAATCATTATGACTGTACTATTCTGGGAGATAAAGGATATTTGAGTGTTAATTATCAGTTGGATCTATTTGAAGAAAACAACATTAAACTAGAAGTTCCCATGAGAAATAATCAGCATGGGTATGCTAAGCAATATATTGTTTTTAGAAAAGCCAGAAAAAGAATTGAAACGTTATTCTCTCAGTTATGTGATCAGTTTATGATTCGTCGGAATTACGCTAAGTCTTTCAATGGATTTAAAACTAGAATTCATTCGAAAATTATGGCTCTAACTCTTATTCAGCTAATTAATAAATTAAATAATAGAAATATTAATAACATCAAAACATGTATTGCCTAA
- a CDS encoding ATP-binding cassette domain-containing protein, giving the protein MLKIENLSFVYKRSQKKLFENFSLSVEKGKVYGLLGKNGVGKSTLLYLITGLLMPKSGKVDFDNEDVSKRLPKTLQDIYIVPEEFDLPSISFRKYVECNMSLYPRFSEENLEKYLHCFDLNMDVNLGALSMGQKKKVYMSFALATNTSLLVMDEPTNGLDIPGKSQFRKFIASGMSDEKTIIISTHQVKDVDNLLEHVIVMDSNKVLLDKSVSEICQKLLFVETSSNESAEEALYVSPSIQGKSMILPNKESEESAINLELLFNALLADTDKLKVYLQN; this is encoded by the coding sequence ATGCTGAAAATTGAGAATCTGTCCTTTGTATATAAAAGGTCACAAAAAAAACTATTTGAAAACTTTTCTCTATCAGTTGAAAAGGGTAAAGTTTATGGTTTGTTAGGTAAGAACGGCGTGGGGAAATCAACTCTCTTATATCTTATTACAGGGCTTTTAATGCCCAAAAGTGGAAAGGTTGATTTTGATAATGAAGACGTATCTAAAAGATTGCCTAAAACACTGCAGGATATTTATATCGTGCCCGAGGAATTTGATTTACCATCGATCTCTTTTCGCAAGTATGTTGAATGCAATATGTCATTATATCCTCGTTTCAGCGAGGAAAATCTTGAGAAATATCTTCATTGTTTTGATTTGAATATGGATGTGAATCTTGGAGCTTTATCAATGGGGCAGAAGAAAAAAGTCTATATGAGCTTTGCATTAGCTACAAATACTTCTCTTCTTGTTATGGATGAACCAACAAACGGGCTGGATATTCCTGGGAAAAGTCAGTTCAGGAAGTTTATAGCATCTGGAATGAGTGATGAAAAAACTATCATTATTTCTACTCATCAGGTTAAAGATGTTGATAATCTGCTGGAACATGTAATTGTGATGGACAGCAATAAAGTTTTGCTGGATAAATCTGTTTCAGAAATTTGTCAGAAGCTATTATTCGTAGAAACGTCTAGTAATGAATCAGCAGAGGAAGCACTCTATGTTTCTCCTTCCATTCAAGGAAAAAGTATGATTCTTCCTAATAAGGAAAGCGAGGAATCGGCAATTAATCTTGAACTATTATTTAATGCTCTGCTAGCTGATACTGACAAATTGAAAGTTTATCTTCAAAATTAA
- the mscL gene encoding large-conductance mechanosensitive channel protein MscL, protein MGKSNFLQEFKAFAMRGNVIDMAVGVIIGGAFGKIVSSLVADVVMPAIGIFVGGVNFKELKWVIKEATYSANGKVLTNATTLNYGNFLQSTFDFIIIAFAIFLFIKFMARLNRKKEEAPVTPAPSKEESLLAEIRDLLKEKQ, encoded by the coding sequence ATGGGAAAAAGTAACTTTTTACAAGAATTCAAAGCATTTGCCATGAGAGGCAATGTGATTGACATGGCTGTCGGTGTGATCATTGGCGGCGCTTTTGGGAAAATAGTCTCCTCTTTAGTAGCCGATGTGGTGATGCCTGCCATCGGTATTTTTGTTGGCGGGGTTAACTTCAAGGAATTAAAGTGGGTAATAAAGGAAGCTACTTATTCTGCAAATGGGAAAGTGCTCACGAATGCAACAACCCTAAATTATGGAAACTTCCTGCAATCCACATTCGACTTTATCATCATCGCTTTTGCAATTTTTCTATTTATTAAGTTCATGGCACGGCTTAACAGAAAAAAAGAAGAAGCTCCTGTAACTCCTGCACCAAGCAAGGAAGAGAGTTTACTGGCTGAGATCCGTGATTTATTAAAAGAAAAGCAATAA
- a CDS encoding GDSL-type esterase/lipase family protein: MKRKSYLQLLCLLLFCCNLTFAQQKVIKVACVGNSITQGSGVKDQKHDSYPSVLGRLLGDGYEVHNFGFSGRTLLNKGDYPYMKEKMYQDALDFQPDIVTIKLGTNDSKPQNWKYKDEFKKDLTTMVKAFKALPSKPKIYLCLPVPAYAIQWGINDSIITHDVIPYIKTVAKKMKVNVIDLHTPLSGSSQYFPDHVHPNEAGAIRIAEEIYRVINNKGTKK, translated from the coding sequence ATGAAAAGAAAATCTTATTTGCAGCTTTTATGTTTGCTGTTGTTTTGCTGTAATCTGACCTTTGCGCAGCAAAAAGTAATTAAAGTAGCTTGTGTTGGTAACAGTATCACACAGGGATCAGGGGTGAAAGATCAGAAACATGATAGCTATCCAAGTGTTTTGGGAAGATTGCTTGGTGATGGTTACGAAGTGCATAACTTTGGTTTCAGTGGAAGAACTTTGTTGAACAAGGGAGATTATCCTTATATGAAAGAGAAAATGTATCAGGATGCGCTGGATTTTCAACCGGATATAGTAACAATTAAGCTGGGCACAAATGATAGTAAACCGCAAAACTGGAAGTATAAGGATGAATTTAAGAAAGACTTGACTACTATGGTGAAAGCTTTTAAAGCATTACCTTCAAAACCAAAAATATATCTTTGCTTGCCCGTTCCGGCTTATGCTATTCAGTGGGGGATAAATGATAGCATTATCACGCATGATGTCATTCCTTATATTAAGACTGTTGCCAAAAAAATGAAGGTGAATGTTATTGATCTACATACTCCCCTCAGTGGATCTTCTCAGTATTTCCCTGATCATGTTCATCCTAACGAAGCAGGAGCTATCCGAATAGCCGAAGAAATATATCGGGTAATAAATAATAAGGGAACTAAAAAATAA
- a CDS encoding GntR family transcriptional regulator, with amino-acid sequence MNFKDSKAIYLQIADRICDEIIFGQYPEEERIPSVREYASIVEVNSNTAMRSFDYLQSQNVIYNKRGIGYFVSTGAKKLILSLRRKRFLEEDLEWFFHQIYTLDIPMEKIGNMYNEFSKKQNSIRQ; translated from the coding sequence ATGAACTTTAAAGATAGTAAAGCAATTTATTTACAAATAGCAGATAGAATATGTGATGAGATTATCTTCGGGCAATACCCTGAGGAAGAGAGAATTCCGTCTGTTCGAGAATATGCTTCCATTGTTGAAGTCAACTCTAATACAGCAATGCGCTCTTTTGATTACCTCCAGTCTCAGAACGTAATTTATAATAAGAGAGGCATTGGATACTTTGTATCTACCGGTGCAAAGAAACTAATTTTGTCTCTCCGCAGGAAGCGTTTTTTAGAAGAAGACCTTGAATGGTTTTTCCATCAAATCTACACATTGGATATTCCAATGGAGAAAATCGGCAATATGTATAACGAATTTAGTAAGAAACAAAATAGTATCAGACAATGA
- a CDS encoding diacylglycerol kinase family protein codes for MNTDPNRWGIIYNPKAGTRKVQKRWKEIKEYIESKNVAFDYVQSEGFGTVEVLTRAYASEGYRIIVIVGGDGALNDAINGIMTSTAEEVSDIAIGIIPNGIGNDFARYWDLNLDYKEAVDWIINNRRKKIDVGYCSYFDAYKHERRYFLNALNIGLGARIVKITDQTKRFWGVKFLSYVASLFLLFFERKLYRMHLRINDEHIRGRVMTVCVGNATGYGQTPSAVPYNGWLDVSVIYGPEPLQLLAGLWMLIQGRILNHKMVKSYRTKMVRVYKARNAAADVDGRILPNHFPLEIGILNEAITLIIPN; via the coding sequence ATGAACACAGATCCAAATAGATGGGGGATTATTTATAATCCCAAAGCAGGAACAAGAAAAGTTCAGAAACGATGGAAGGAGATAAAAGAGTACATTGAAAGTAAAAATGTGGCTTTTGATTACGTCCAGTCTGAAGGTTTTGGTACGGTGGAAGTCCTGACTCGTGCATATGCAAGTGAAGGGTATCGTATTATTGTGATTGTAGGAGGTGACGGAGCATTAAATGATGCTATAAATGGAATTATGACTTCCACAGCAGAAGAGGTGAGCGATATAGCTATCGGTATTATTCCAAACGGAATAGGAAATGATTTTGCTCGTTACTGGGATTTGAACCTGGATTATAAAGAAGCGGTAGACTGGATTATTAATAATCGCAGAAAAAAAATAGATGTAGGATATTGTTCTTATTTTGATGCCTATAAGCATGAGCGTCGTTATTTTCTTAATGCTTTAAATATAGGTCTTGGTGCACGTATAGTGAAGATCACTGATCAGACAAAACGTTTTTGGGGCGTGAAGTTCTTATCTTATGTTGCTTCTCTGTTTTTGTTGTTCTTTGAGCGTAAGCTTTACCGGATGCACTTACGGATAAATGATGAACATATTCGTGGACGTGTTATGACGGTTTGTGTGGGGAATGCAACCGGCTACGGACAAACTCCCAGCGCGGTTCCGTATAATGGCTGGCTGGATGTTTCCGTTATTTATGGGCCAGAACCTTTGCAATTATTGGCCGGACTTTGGATGCTGATTCAGGGACGAATCCTTAATCATAAAATGGTTAAGTCTTACCGTACAAAGATGGTTCGCGTTTATAAAGCACGTAATGCTGCAGCCGACGTTGACGGAAGAATTCTTCCCAATCATTTTCCGTTGGAGATTGGTATCCTAAACGAAGCTATTACACTGATTATACCTAATTAA
- the miaA gene encoding tRNA (adenosine(37)-N6)-dimethylallyltransferase MiaA: MANFDLITILGPTASGKTPFAAALANELDTEIISADSRQIYKQMDLGTGKDLADYTVNGKQIPYHLIDVADPGYKYNVFEYQRDFLVAYESIKQKGKLPILCGGTGMYLESVLKGYKLVPVPENKELRQKLADKSLEELTEILRTYKALHNSTDVDTVKRAIRAIEIEEHYLKNDIKQREFPSFNSLIIGVDIDRELRRKKISSRLRQRLDDGMVEEVKQLLDNGIPAEDLIYYGLEYKYLTLYITSQLTYEEMVLQLEIAIHQFAKRQMTWFRGMERRGFTIHWLDATLPMQEKIERVKGLLNS, from the coding sequence ATGGCAAATTTTGATTTGATTACTATATTAGGACCTACAGCTTCTGGGAAAACCCCTTTTGCTGCTGCCTTGGCTAATGAATTAGATACTGAAATTATTAGTGCAGATTCTCGTCAAATATACAAACAAATGGATTTGGGGACTGGGAAAGATCTGGCAGATTATACAGTGAATGGCAAGCAAATACCGTATCATCTCATTGATGTGGCAGATCCTGGATACAAGTATAATGTATTTGAATATCAGAGAGATTTTCTTGTTGCATACGAATCAATAAAGCAGAAAGGTAAGTTGCCTATTCTTTGCGGAGGAACCGGGATGTACTTGGAATCTGTATTGAAAGGATATAAGCTTGTTCCTGTTCCCGAGAATAAGGAACTGCGCCAGAAACTTGCTGATAAATCATTGGAAGAATTAACTGAAATATTAAGAACCTACAAGGCACTTCATAATTCTACGGATGTTGATACAGTTAAACGTGCAATCCGGGCTATTGAAATAGAAGAGCATTATCTGAAAAATGATATTAAACAAAGGGAGTTTCCATCGTTTAATAGTTTGATTATTGGTGTTGATATTGATAGAGAACTAAGACGGAAGAAAATATCAAGCCGTCTGCGCCAACGTCTGGATGATGGTATGGTGGAAGAGGTAAAGCAATTACTGGATAATGGCATTCCGGCTGAGGATCTTATTTATTACGGGCTGGAATATAAATATCTCACGTTGTATATTACCTCTCAACTAACTTACGAGGAGATGGTTTTGCAATTGGAGATTGCAATTCACCAATTTGCCAAACGACAGATGACTTGGTTCCGAGGGATGGAACGAAGAGGTTTTACTATTCATTGGTTGGATGCCACTTTGCCCATGCAGGAAAAAATAGAACGAGTAAAAGGTTTACTTAATAGCTGA
- a CDS encoding hydrogen peroxide-inducible genes activator, with amino-acid sequence MTIQQLEYILAVDKFRHFGKAAEYCMVTQPTLSAMIQKLEEELDVKIFDRSTQPIQPTAVGRKVLEQAHTVMAQALKVKEIVKEEEQSLKGVFRMAVLPTIAPYLLPRFFPKFMEDYPEMDIRVSEMKTQDVLVALATGKVDAAIIATAVDGKSLQVDTLFYEQFLGYVSRKESVFKNEVIRSTDISGERLWLLDEGHCFRDQLMRFCQLEAVKLHQAAYHLGSMETFMRIVEGGKGITFIPELAFYQLSDQQKELVRPFAIPRPTREISIVTKTDFVRYSVLNVLKESIRSSVPKEMLTLQNTQRIV; translated from the coding sequence ATGACTATACAACAATTAGAATACATTCTTGCAGTAGACAAGTTTCGTCATTTTGGCAAAGCAGCAGAATACTGCATGGTTACTCAGCCCACACTGAGTGCTATGATTCAAAAACTGGAAGAAGAACTGGACGTGAAGATCTTCGATCGCAGCACACAACCTATTCAACCAACTGCCGTTGGCCGTAAAGTTTTAGAACAAGCTCATACAGTAATGGCTCAGGCTTTAAAAGTAAAGGAGATAGTAAAGGAAGAAGAGCAGTCATTGAAAGGCGTTTTTCGTATGGCAGTATTGCCTACAATAGCTCCTTATTTGCTTCCTCGCTTTTTTCCTAAGTTTATGGAAGACTATCCGGAAATGGATATCCGTGTATCTGAGATGAAAACGCAGGATGTGCTTGTGGCTCTTGCAACCGGAAAAGTTGATGCAGCGATTATTGCAACTGCTGTTGATGGTAAATCACTTCAGGTCGATACTCTTTTCTATGAACAGTTTCTGGGATATGTGTCACGCAAGGAATCTGTTTTTAAAAATGAGGTGATCCGTTCCACCGATATAAGTGGAGAAAGGCTCTGGCTTTTAGATGAAGGCCATTGTTTTCGTGATCAGTTGATGCGATTTTGCCAGCTTGAGGCGGTTAAACTTCATCAGGCTGCGTATCATCTGGGAAGTATGGAAACTTTTATGAGAATTGTGGAAGGAGGGAAGGGGATTACTTTTATTCCCGAACTGGCATTTTATCAACTTAGTGATCAGCAGAAAGAACTTGTACGCCCGTTTGCAATACCACGTCCTACGCGTGAAATAAGTATTGTTACAAAAACAGACTTCGTTCGCTATTCTGTATTGAATGTGCTGAAAGAGAGTATCCGTTCTTCAGTTCCCAAAGAAATGCTGACGTTGCAGAATACCCAGCGGATAGTCTGA
- the guaA gene encoding glutamine-hydrolyzing GMP synthase yields MQEKIIILDFGSQTTQLIGRRVRELDTYCEILPYNKFPKNDESVKGVILSGSPFSVYDESAFKIDLSEIRGKYPILGICYGAQFMAYTSGGKVEPAGTREYGRANLGSFCKDNALFKGVKENSQVWMSHGDTITAIPDNFKTIASTNEVAIAAYQLEGEQIWGVQFHPEVYHTVDGTQILRNFVVDVCGCKQDWSPASFIESTVAELKKQLGDDKVVLGLSGGVDSSVAAVLLNKAIGKNLTCIFVDHGMLRKNEFENVMSDYEHLGLNVIGVNAKDKFFSELAGITEPERKRKIIGKGFIDVFDEEARKLKDVKWLAQGTIYPDCIESLSITGTVIKSHHNVGGLPEEMNLKLCEPLRLLFKDEVRRVGRQLGMMEHLITRHPFPGPGLAVRILGDITPDKVRVLQEADDIFISGLREWGLYDQVWQAGVILLPVQSVGVMGDERTYENAVALRAVTSTDAMTADWAHLPYEFLGKISNEIINKVKGVNRVTYDISSKPPATIEWE; encoded by the coding sequence ATGCAAGAAAAGATTATCATTCTTGATTTCGGATCACAGACCACTCAGCTTATTGGCCGCAGAGTACGTGAATTGGATACGTATTGCGAAATCCTACCCTACAACAAATTCCCTAAGAACGATGAGTCGGTAAAGGGAGTTATCCTATCCGGAAGCCCTTTCTCTGTATACGATGAATCGGCTTTTAAAATCGATCTAAGCGAGATTCGTGGAAAATATCCTATTTTGGGTATCTGCTATGGTGCGCAATTTATGGCATATACAAGCGGTGGTAAAGTAGAACCGGCTGGCACACGTGAATACGGACGTGCTAATCTGGGCTCCTTCTGCAAAGACAACGCATTATTTAAAGGAGTAAAAGAGAACTCACAGGTATGGATGAGCCACGGCGACACCATCACTGCAATTCCTGATAATTTTAAAACTATTGCTTCAACTAACGAAGTGGCTATTGCTGCTTATCAGTTAGAAGGCGAACAAATATGGGGTGTGCAATTCCACCCGGAAGTGTATCACACAGTAGACGGAACACAGATTCTTCGCAACTTCGTTGTTGATGTTTGCGGATGCAAGCAAGACTGGAGTCCGGCTTCATTCATTGAAAGCACTGTTGCCGAATTGAAAAAACAACTTGGTGACGACAAAGTAGTATTAGGTCTTTCGGGCGGTGTAGATTCATCCGTTGCTGCCGTGTTGCTTAACAAAGCAATTGGTAAGAACCTGACTTGTATTTTCGTTGACCACGGAATGCTTCGTAAAAATGAGTTCGAAAACGTAATGAGTGATTACGAACACTTAGGCCTGAATGTAATCGGCGTAAATGCAAAAGATAAATTCTTCAGCGAACTGGCTGGCATAACAGAACCAGAGCGTAAACGTAAAATCATTGGTAAAGGTTTCATTGATGTATTTGATGAAGAAGCCCGCAAGCTGAAAGATGTAAAATGGCTGGCACAAGGTACTATTTACCCAGACTGCATTGAGTCACTTTCCATTACCGGAACCGTGATTAAGAGTCACCACAACGTGGGTGGTCTTCCAGAAGAGATGAATCTGAAACTTTGCGAACCTCTCCGCCTACTCTTCAAAGACGAAGTACGTCGTGTAGGTCGTCAGCTAGGTATGATGGAACATCTTATTACCCGTCACCCTTTCCCGGGACCAGGTTTAGCCGTTAGAATCCTTGGCGATATTACTCCCGATAAAGTACGCGTTCTTCAGGAAGCCGATGATATCTTCATCAGCGGATTGCGTGAATGGGGACTTTACGATCAGGTATGGCAAGCAGGTGTAATCCTTCTTCCAGTACAGTCTGTAGGTGTAATGGGCGATGAAAGAACATACGAAAATGCAGTAGCACTCCGTGCCGTAACATCAACCGATGCCATGACAGCCGACTGGGCTCACCTACCTTACGAATTCCTTGGCAAGATTTCTAACGAGATCATTAATAAGGTAAAAGGTGTGAACCGCGTAACTTATGATATTAGCTCTAAACCTCCTGCAACGATTGAGTGGGAATAG
- the gap gene encoding type I glyceraldehyde-3-phosphate dehydrogenase, with product MIKVGINGFGRIGRFVFRAAQTRNDIQIVGINDLCPVDYLAYMLKYDTMHGQFEGTVEADVEKSQLIVNGKAIRITAERNPADLKWDAVGAEYVVESTGLFLTQEKAQAHIQAGAKYVVMSAPSSDSTPMFVCGVNEKSYVKGTQFVSNASCTTNCLAPIAKVLNDKFGIVNGLMTTVHSTTATQKTVDGPSMKDWRGGRAASGNIIPSSTGAAKAVGKVIPELNGKLTGMSMRVPTLDVSVVDLTVNLAKPATYAEICAAMKEASENELKGILGYTEDAVVSADFLGDTRTSIFDAKAGIALTDTFVKVVSWYDNEIGYSNKVLDLVAHMASVNK from the coding sequence ATGATTAAAGTAGGTATTAATGGATTCGGCCGTATCGGACGTTTTGTATTCCGTGCTGCTCAAACAAGAAACGACATTCAGATCGTAGGTATTAATGACCTTTGCCCAGTAGATTACTTGGCATATATGTTGAAGTATGACACTATGCACGGTCAGTTCGAAGGAACTGTTGAAGCAGATGTTGAAAAAAGCCAATTGATCGTTAATGGTAAAGCTATTCGCATTACAGCAGAACGTAACCCAGCAGATTTGAAATGGGATGCAGTTGGTGCTGAATACGTAGTTGAGTCAACAGGTTTATTCTTAACTCAAGAAAAGGCTCAAGCTCATATCCAGGCAGGTGCAAAATACGTTGTTATGTCAGCTCCTTCTTCTGATAGCACTCCAATGTTTGTTTGTGGTGTTAATGAAAAATCATACGTAAAAGGTACTCAATTTGTATCTAATGCATCTTGTACTACTAACTGTTTGGCTCCTATCGCAAAAGTATTGAACGATAAGTTTGGTATCGTAAACGGTTTGATGACTACAGTTCACTCTACAACTGCAACTCAAAAAACAGTTGATGGCCCTTCTATGAAAGATTGGAGAGGTGGTCGTGCTGCTTCTGGTAACATTATCCCTTCATCTACTGGTGCTGCTAAAGCTGTAGGTAAAGTAATTCCTGAATTGAACGGCAAATTGACAGGTATGTCTATGCGTGTTCCTACTTTGGACGTTTCTGTAGTAGACTTAACAGTAAACTTAGCAAAACCTGCTACTTATGCTGAAATCTGTGCTGCAATGAAAGAAGCTTCTGAAAACGAATTGAAGGGTATCCTTGGTTACACTGAAGATGCAGTTGTTTCTGCTGACTTCTTAGGTGACACTCGTACATCTATCTTCGATGCAAAAGCAGGTATTGCTTTGACTGACACTTTCGTAAAAGTTGTATCTTGGTATGACAACGAAATTGGTTACTCAAACAAAGTCCTTGACTTGGTTGCTCACATGGCATCAGTTAACAAGTAA
- a CDS encoding kelch repeat-containing protein has protein sequence MEYKVEHNMLLQIKVALAFLLISVTLSAQNSSLVLDGESKAALSGVNIYLNNKKVISRSNDKGEFNLKRLYKTDVKDTLYFSHIGYCTKKIPIQSAKAPNCIVYLFKDTLSLKGITIISNKRPLEDFLNYTTLAPLKVAVSSFGSTLVGNKIYVFGGNKSNFIGIANEERILKNVTKINFHIDWLSYSDKLQIYDIPTDKWEVSDITLRKRAFENVNYYNNRVYILGGKNLSTSKRVEYLDNTIELYDMKRNKIYLDKTNPHQGVNFASFTYDNCLLVMGGSIKENSDFKVYSKKVHLLNFKKGLWYELPDMPKAKEAKGIIINNTIYLIGGFNTVALNNIESYNIKTGKWKTIGELPYEVSRPAITCNDNIIYIYEGNTIQTFNIITNEIKAYPIDLFLNYCELVCCDNMLYILGGIKNDSGDYSASRNLYRIDINDFKKTQALSDVTIPGEEATGE, from the coding sequence ATGGAGTATAAAGTCGAGCATAACATGCTTCTTCAAATAAAAGTGGCATTAGCTTTTTTACTTATCAGTGTAACCCTATCCGCACAGAACAGTAGTCTGGTTTTAGACGGAGAATCAAAAGCCGCATTATCAGGAGTTAATATATACCTGAACAATAAAAAAGTTATATCAAGAAGTAATGATAAAGGCGAGTTCAATCTAAAAAGATTGTATAAAACAGATGTAAAAGATACGCTTTACTTTTCCCACATTGGATATTGTACGAAGAAAATACCTATACAATCGGCAAAAGCGCCCAACTGTATTGTTTACTTATTTAAAGACACACTCTCCTTAAAAGGAATAACTATCATATCGAATAAAAGACCTCTGGAAGATTTTCTGAATTATACCACGCTTGCTCCACTAAAAGTTGCAGTCAGCTCATTTGGGTCTACTTTAGTTGGAAACAAGATTTATGTATTCGGAGGTAATAAATCCAACTTTATAGGTATTGCAAACGAAGAAAGAATTCTTAAAAATGTTACAAAGATAAATTTTCATATTGACTGGTTAAGTTATAGTGATAAGTTACAGATATATGACATACCTACAGACAAATGGGAAGTGAGCGACATAACACTTAGAAAAAGAGCTTTTGAAAATGTCAATTATTACAATAACAGAGTATATATATTAGGAGGGAAAAACCTGTCGACAAGTAAAAGAGTTGAATATCTGGACAATACAATTGAGCTGTATGACATGAAGAGGAATAAAATCTACCTGGACAAAACAAATCCTCATCAAGGCGTAAATTTTGCTTCTTTCACCTATGATAATTGCTTACTGGTTATGGGAGGATCAATAAAAGAGAATAGTGATTTCAAAGTATATTCGAAGAAAGTTCATCTGCTAAATTTTAAGAAAGGATTATGGTATGAATTACCCGATATGCCTAAAGCGAAAGAGGCAAAAGGAATCATTATTAACAATACAATTTATTTAATAGGCGGCTTTAATACTGTAGCTCTAAATAATATTGAAAGTTACAATATTAAAACAGGAAAATGGAAAACTATAGGTGAGCTGCCCTACGAAGTTTCAAGACCTGCAATTACATGTAATGACAATATTATCTATATCTATGAGGGTAATACCATTCAGACTTTTAATATTATAACCAACGAGATAAAAGCCTACCCCATTGATCTGTTTTTAAATTATTGTGAGTTGGTATGTTGCGACAACATGTTATATATTTTGGGAGGTATAAAAAATGACTCCGGTGATTATTCTGCCTCTAGAAATTTATATCGTATTGATATTAACGATTTTAAAAAGACTCAAGCATTAAGCGATGTGACTATCCCTGGCGAAGAAGCTACTGGTGAATAA